CTCTGGGTGGTGCTCCCTGCCCACTGGGCACAAGCCCCACCAGCCTCCCAGGAAGCCTTGGCCCTGCACAATTGGGAGATGCctttccatctttaaaaatatatatatatttcggccgggagtggtggctcgcacctctaatcccaggactttgggaggccgaggcagacagatcaagaggtcaggagttcgagaccagcatgaccaacaccGTGAAACTCCGtcattattaaaaacagaaaaattggccaggcgtggtggtgcatgcctgtaatcccagctattcaggaggccgaggcaggaggatcacttgatcctgggaggcgaagattgcagtgagccgagatcacaccactgcactccagcctgggtgacagaccgagccTCCATCTCAAGACTTAGTTCGTCTGAGGGCcaggcggctcacacctgtaatcccagaactttgggaggccaaggcggacgcatcacgaggtcacaagtgcgagaccagtctggccaacatagtgaaaccccatctctactaaaaattacaaaaaaaattagccgggtgtggtgatgggcgcctgtaatcccagctactcaggaggctgaggcaggagaattgtgtgaacctgggagacggagtttgcagtaagccaagatcgtgccactgcactccagcctgggcgacagatcgagactccatctcaaaaaaaaaaaaaaaaaaacaaaaaaaaaaacttagtttgTCTGTAAAATGTTTCCATCTCAGCTAAGCACAGCAGCTCAtggctataatctcagcactttgagaggccaaggtgggaggatcgcttgagcccaggagtttgaggctgcaatgagttgtgattatgccactgcactccagcatgggcaacagagtgagaccctgcctctggaaaaaaaacatttttttaaaataaaacttttccatCTTACTtcctgtgtatgtatatgtatgcttCTTCATCTCCACTTCTCCTGACTGCCCCCTAAAGCATTCTTTCATCCTTTTACATTTCACCTAACTTCGATCTTGAGAAGGGGCCTCTTCATTTCCACCTATGGAGAAACCCACAAGTGTCTGAGGCTAAATGAACCACATTAGGAGAGTGCGGTGCTAAGTGCTGTGCTCTGGCCTCTAGCACTGGTATTCAAGTGCTAATTTTCTTCTACGGCAGAATCCTTTTCCAGTGAAATCTGAAGCAACATGCAAAGTATGTAAAACAGATGAAAGCTGAACAGCTCTggtggaggcaggggtgggaaatctgccctcttctcttcccttccagaGAACTCAGCCTTTGGGCAGCATCTGAGGTCCCTCTTGGGATCTTGGGCTCCAGACCCCAGGCATGAAAACCAACACTTGAGAGGCAGCTTTGCTGGGGTCAGATGCTGAAAACGGGGGTTGGGTGGAAAGAGAGACTGAAGCACCCTGGCTGCCCACTATGCTGTTTCCTGCTCGGGTCCCAGAAGCAACCATGGCTTCTCCTGTCCCTGAAACCCTCAGTAGGAAGGTAGAAGATGTCTCACCTTTCTCCAGCATGAATGGCTGAGTCAGGGGTGGGATGGTCCAGAAGTCGTCGCTGTCCAGGCTGCGCAGAGACTGCACAGGGATGGTGGCCAACTGTCCAAAATCAATGAACATGACCACAGCCCAGGTGTCCACCCTGTCCAGCACCCAACACCTggcagaggaaaggagaaagacagaggaaaaTCATTCTGCCTAGTGCCATGCACAGCAGTCTTCAACAAAGCGGATGTGAaagtggaggtgggagggaggaagagcgAGTTTGCTCTGTTTCTCCTCAATCCTTGAGTGAGGAAATAATGATAAAGATGATTTTGAGAGAAGaagccacaggaaaaaaaaaacagagcccAAAGGAAGAGAATGCAAGAAGGGAGCATTTTCCCTGCACACCTCTCCCATAGGCTCTACCCCTGCCCAGGCACACACCTGTTCCAGGCGTGTCCATAATCCCCCAGGTGGTACTCTGCCAGACAGCGAGTCCCACGCTTAACGGCGGAGTCCTCCAGGTAGGGCTGCTGCTCCTCCGCCTGAGCCAGGGTACTAAACAGCGCCTGCATGTTCTGGTGCAGAGCCTGTGGGATGCAAAATGCAATGGCCCCACTGCCTGCACTGCATTACAAATCTGCCTCTGTAGATGTCACCTGTTACATTAGCACTGCGAATCTTTCCCAAAGGAATCAGGTACGAGGTGGGAGAGAACGAGACTGAACCTGGGGATCAGACTGTAGTTACCCTGCATCTCCACCACTGACCAGCCCTGTCACCGTGCCCACCCTAGGGAGGCCACGCAGGAAGGCACAGGAGCCTGAGGGGGCCAACAACCAGTCCATACCTCAGTGATGTGCATGGCCCAGAAAAACGGGGTCTTCGGGATGATACTGGTCACCAGCAGCCCTGCCTCCCCACGGACACTGTGGATGAGCGCCAGCCAGCTCAGGTCTCGGAAGCATTCCCTCAGGAGCAGCACCAGGAAGGACCCTCTGCAGGAAGAGCAAGGAGAGCAAGGAAAGGAACGACTGGACCAACGCCTGTCCTGCAGGAGGCTGAACCGCCTGGGGGATGAGGCCCCTAAGCAGGAAGGCTGCGCCCACCCTCTCCAGGGTGGGAGCCAAAGCCAGTTCCCAAGTAATCCCAGTCCACGGCAGAGGAAAGGAAGGGCCAGTCTGGGGGCGCAGGGGTTGAAGAGTTCAGGAAAAGGAAGCAGCAGAGggaaacaaaaacacactgaGAAACTCCGAGAGAGAGAGGTAGACAAAAGTCCTCAATGGGTAGATTTTGGGTCTCCTAAGTGATTTATGAGTCTCTAAATGATGCAGGTGTGGACTGTCCACCATGCAGGATATGCCTTCCATCCCAAAGCTGCTCCTCCCCTGCATTTACGCACATTCCAAATGTCACCCTGCTGCTCCACTCACTTAACCACCTGCCTAAACCACACGTGACAAGTGACAAAAAGCCACAGGCCCTACAGCATTTCAAGTCAAACTGATAATTCTGGCACTCCTGACATTAAGAACAGTATCCACTGTTAAAGCAAAGCAAGGGACATGGTCAGCATGATGATCTCTTGGCATCCAGGGCAGGGGACAGTCACAGGCCTTTGTTGTACGTAAGTGGaagctgattttatttatttatttattttgagatagagtctcactctgttgctcaggctgaactgcagtggcacaatctcagctcactgcaacctttgcctcctgggttcaagcaattcttctgcctcagcctcccgagcagctgggactacagatgcccaccaccacgcccggctaatttttgtatttttagtagagatggagtttcgccatgttggccaggctggtcttgaactcctgacctcaagtgatccacccactttggcctcccaaagtgctgggattacaggcatgagccaccgggcccagctgGGAAGCTGATTTTATAAGTCAGTGTGGGTCACAGCCTTACAGCTTGGATCTGACACACGAGTTCCCGAAAACTATCCCCCACCCCAGTACTATCCCTGTCCCCACTCTCTGTGGGACAGAGATGTCTGTAATCGCCATTTGCCCTGGTAGTCTTTCTATACCTTGCTCACCTCATTTCCAAGGGGACTGCAAAGAAGGCTGCCCTCAGTTTCTCTGTCTCACACAGGTCAACAGGAGCTTTAGGAGCGAGCTGTATAATAGCTAGAAAGCAGAAGACTAAGTCCCGGACGCACCAGAGCTACACCAGAGAGGAATGTGCTCCCCTAACCCGTAAGAGGCCTTCGCCCTGCCCTCAAAGGAAGCATAAAATGGGCCAAGAAGCTGCACCCTCCCAACTCTCAGTCTCTAGATTCTCATCTGGGTGGGAAGGGTCAGTCAGATGATATTCTTTAATTAAGAAAGCATCctagggctgggtatggtggctcacacctgtaatcccagcactttgggaggctgaggtagaaggatcacttaaggcaaggagtttaagaccagcctaggcaacatagcaagactccatctcacaaaaaattttaacaattagccaggcatggtgatgcacacctgtagtcctagctactgtggaagctgagaagggaggatggcttgagcccaggagatcgaggctgcagtgagctatgaccacgcTACTGCACTATAACCTGGGtgccaggccgggcgtggtggctcaagcctgtaatcccagcactttgggaggccgagacgggcagattacgaggtcaggagatcgagaccatcctggctaacacggtgaaaccctgtctctactaaaaaatacaaaaagctagccgggcgaggtggctggcgcctgtagtcccagctactcgggaggctgaggcaggagaatggcgtaaacccgggaggcggagcttgcagtgagctgagatccggccactgcactccagcccgggcgacagcgagactcggtctcaaaaaaaaaaaaaaaaaaacctgggtgacagagccagaccttgtctcaaagaaaaaatacaagcaaGCAAGCATCCTAGAGGAACAAAGGGAAAAGGGATATTTCTACACTAAGGGTCATCAGGGGATGGAGCTGGAAGGGAGGCTGCAGAAGGGGGAGCCACCCCAAGTGAGGCTGGAAGAGGTCCATTAGGAGCTGCAAAGCCACATCCTGGAAACAGATGGCAGCGCAGAATCTCACCAGCGGTTTTGCCAAATCCTTCACCAGAAGCCTTCTCCAACACCTGGGGAGAAAAATGAAAGGTCTCACTCAGCCATGGTGgcatttgttttattgatttctatgtTGAATCACTCCAGgtagactgggagacagagcatcGGCAGCCCCTGTTTTGACTCCAACTTTAGAGCAGACTTTTGAGACATCCATCCACTTTCTCCATTCTCATGGCATCCTGAGCCAACCCAAAGAAAAGATGATCAGGAGCAGGGAAGGCAGGGAGCAGGGCTGCTGCTAGGGAGCGCTCATCCGGAGGTACAGTCACAGAATGAGCTGCCCAACAGCCTTCCCTAGACAGGGGCAGAAGGCACCACCGGGACGCTTAGCCTGGTGCCCTGCTGGCACTACCTGCAGGGAGGAAGACAAGAGGAAGCAGTCACACTGATGCAGGGCTCGGTGGGGACAGAAAGGCCTAGGTGCCCTGCCACTCTCCACAGCCCTGCAGCCCCCAACCCACGCTGGTCTCCCTCTCACCACTGTTCTCACCCGAAAAACCCCCAACCCTGGGGGAACCCAAGTATCTGTCCCCCTTCCCACTGCCCTGCATCCAGGTGCTTCCATCCCACTACCACCACCCACCACAGGCCTCAACTTTCCTTCTCTCCAAAGGACCTCATATCCTCTCCTTTCTTCAAAATGCCCACAACCCCTGCCCATTAACTTGCCTCTTCATCAGAGAGCAAACGGGAAGCAATGAGACAGGATGTCCTCTTCTCCCCACCCCGACCACCAGCCCCTCTCCGGCTCCTGCCCTTCCTGCCATCCCTCCCCTGCACACTTGGCTGCATGGACCTGCTCCCTCCTACTCTGGCTCAAGCCCTCACCCTGCAGACCCACCCCGCTGCTCCTCCAGCACTGTCTCCCTCCCGCGTGGGCCTTTTCCACAGCAAACAAGCAGGATCTGACACCCATTTGGAAAGACCCTGACTGACCTCACAGCTCCCCCAATTCCTGCTTCTGTGTTCCTCTCACTGCAACTCCACAGTTTCACGGTCTCTGTGCTGTTTACCTCCATACTCACAAGTCTCCTCTCAGGCTTCCCCAAAATGGCCCTGCACAGGGTCAGCATGAACTGTCACGCTGCCAAATGCAACCGTCACTTCCCTGTTCTGAATCCACCTGCAGTATTCTCTCTGCTCCCTCTTTCCAGAAACGCATCTCTTGGTGTCACATGTATCTggttctccttctctttccctggCTGGCCTTCTTAGTTCAACTGCTCAACACTGGCACATCTCAGGACTTGTCCTCTCCCCATCCACCTTCTCTCCAAGGCCATCTCCAGTGCAACGGTTTTAGGTATCAAGAATGTACCGTGCACTCTCAAAGCTGCAGCCCCAGACCTCATCATTCTCTGGAATTCCACTCACATGTGATGTCCACTTGACAGGAGAGTGAAGAGGTACACAGGCTTAGTATGTCTGCATCAGACTCACCCAAGGAGCTGCAATCACAAACAAATAAAGCAGACCCTCCCCAGGCTAGCTTTCTCCATTTGAGTGAACTGCatcttctgttgttgttgttgttgcagagatggggtttcaccatgttgcccaaactgctcttgaactcctgggctcaagcaatccacctgcctcagccttccagagtgctgggattccaggcatgagccactgtgctcagcctaccGCATCACTAACTACAAAGCAGTTCACCCAAGTTCTCTCTCCCAAGCTCCCTACATCAAATTCATCAGCAAGCCAAGCTACCTCCTCCTCCAAAACACACCCGAGCCCATGAACATTTTTCTCCGTGTCCATACCCACCACCCCAGTACTCGCCATCTCTTACCAGAATGACAACGACAGCAAACAGGGAGCTCTGCTGTAGCACCTGCTCCCACAATCCAATCACCTGAGGACTGTGATCTTTTTCAAACAAAAAGCAGATCACATGACATCACTGGTTAAAATCTTCCAACATTTCTCCATCGTGTTt
This Rhinopithecus roxellana isolate Shanxi Qingling chromosome 8, ASM756505v1, whole genome shotgun sequence DNA region includes the following protein-coding sequences:
- the TDRD10 gene encoding tudor domain-containing protein 10; this encodes MSWNSSDPQLSAKLFGKNGVLEEQKSPGFKKRETEVYVGNLPLDISKEEILYLLKDFNPLDVHKIQNGCKCFAFVDLGSMQKVTLAIQELNGKLFHKRKLFVNTSRRSSKRTPDVTQQPRVPLVLEKASGEGFGKTAAIIQLAPKAPVDLCETEKLRAAFFAVPLEMRGSFLVLLLRECFRDLSWLALIHSVRGEAGLLVTSIIPKTPFFWAMHITEALHQNMQALFSTLAQAEEQQPYLEDSAVKRGTRCLAEYHLGDYGHAWNRCWVLDRVDTWAVVMFIDFGQLATIPVQSLRSLDSDDFWTIPPLTQPFMLEKDILSSYEVVHRILKGKITGALNSESHILKFEESK